From the genome of Tenrec ecaudatus isolate mTenEca1 chromosome 1, mTenEca1.hap1, whole genome shotgun sequence:
caaggatgatgagatttttGTCTTACACACTGACTgataagttgtcaggagagattttACCAaggcatgatgcttggtaaagtccaaGGGCAGCAAAGAAGCGGAAGGCCCTTGACCAGACGCATTGACAGTGACTACAACCATGGGTTCAAACCAAAGAACTCTGGGGAGGacaatgcaggactgggcagtgctttgttctatgTACGTAGGGTTGCTAAGTGTTAGAGTCTAACAACATCAATGATAGGAGGCTGTCACTGGGAAAACCGTGAGAACCACGTGTTTAGAGGCCTATTACCCTCTCCTCCATACAGGAACACCTGCCTAACCttatatttttatgattttttcaGTCAATATTCTGATGAATCCAATACCTCAAACATAGTTAATATAAAGCCTAAagtttcttcttctttatatCTTGTGTGGGTTTTTAGGGGCAGGATATTAATCATAGTTTGAAAAGTAGGAGACAGACATTTACTGATCAGAGAAGGCCTGTGTGCTTCCCAGATGTCTCTCATGTGTCCTGTCACTGAAGAGGGATCTAGTCAGTGAGTTGAAAAGGCAGTCATGTCCAACAGGATGCATTTAGTAGTTGGTACATGACCTGTCACCCATCTTCTAACTACTTAGACAGGACCTCCCTCACTTGCTCTAGAGAGACACTTGATCTGCAGTAAATTTTGCATGACCAAAAAATTAACTTGTGACAGATTGACTTTTTAGACTTGCCTGGGCAGGAATTAAATTGACACTGTTGAAGAAAGAGCCAAATCCTAGCCAAAAGTTCAAGCTGGACACAGAAGAGGACTTAGTAGTGCAAGGTGTCATTCCTGATGTCAGAGAGCCTTTGGCtgagaacaaaggatatcagaaagatgtaTTACTTCATTCGATTACTGAGAAAATAGTCCAAGAAACTGTAGtatatggggaaaaaaagaggcatCAGAATTTTAGGAAGACTCAATGACAACATGTGATAAGCCAATAAAACCATCTTTCTTATTGGACatgaaaaggacttgaagcatttactgttaAAGATCAAAGACGACAGTATAGATTAtacctcaacacaaagaaaacaaatatcctcaCAATCGGACCAATAAGCAAGACAGGTCTGAagatatcaaggatttcattgtacttgaaTCAAcaatcaatgccatggaagtagcAGCCAAAAAAACCGATGATGGATTGCATTGGGTAATTTTGTTGCAAAAGACCTCATTAAAAtcttaaaagcaaaaatgtcGCTGCTTTTGATGACTAAatgtatctgacccaagccataatctTTTCAATTACCCCACACATGTAAAAGCAGGGCAATTTTAATGCAAGTTTGCTTTTGCATTTCCCACAGGGAAACTCTTCTCTCTGTCCCAAGCTTTCTCACAAGGTACCCTGATAGCATAATGGTTGAGCGCTTAGATGATAAAGGGTGTGAAAGGTCAGAGGTGTGAACTTCCCAGCCacaccttgggagagagatgtggcaactTGGTTCTGTAAAACAGTAAAGCCTAACCCTTtgggggcaggtctcctctgtcctaaagggtagcTGGAGGAGGAATGGACCTGAAGCTATGCAGTAATATTTGTTGAATATGCCAAAATATACACAGGTGAGAGATGCAAAGTAGAAAGTATATTTGGACAGTAGTTATAATtgtaggaaaatatttttaaacacctGTAAACTTACTATAATTAGTAAATTTGGGAAGTAGTCATCCTTTGCTAGTAGCACAGGTAAAAGTATTTAGTGgaaagaaaacatcctagaaAATGTATTAATGCTGAGCTATGCTGTGctggggttaaagaattatgtAAAGCAAGGGGCCCCGTCCTCTAGGAAATTGTGAACAAGTGTGGCAGTGAGAGAAGTCCTATTTGAATAGATAAGCACAATAGAAGAGAACAAAGGAGTTgtggggtgcagtgggttaaggttaggggttcaaacccatcatctcTTCTTTGGGACAATGATGTGGCTCTCTGCTTCTATTAAGATTagccaccttggaaacccttatGAGCTCCTGGGATCTAAAGGGTAGCTCTGAGTAGGAATCGACGTGttggcattgggtttggtttgactTATGTCAAGGACAAGTTGTCCAGCTGTCGAGTCACTTCCAGCTACAGTGACTCCATCTATGCATAACGAAACAACACACTGCTTggtctgttatgtttgagcccattgcgtcAGTCCATTTGCTGAATGGagaatgtcctttttcagggactggtctcttctgatacatgttcaaagtatgtgagaccaagtcccgCCATTCTtgattctcaggagcattctggttgcacttcattcacgaaagatttgtttgtcctcACAATTCTTCATCAATACAACAAGTCAAATACCTTGATTCTTCTTTAGTGTCTTCTGTTCACTGTTCGACTTTCACATGCTTgtggggcaattgaaaatgccatggcttggatcaggcgccCCTGAATGctgaaaatgacatccttgctcttcagcactttaacaaggtcttgtgcagcagattcactcaatgcaatgcatagttgatttcttgcctgctgcttccgtaAACACGGATTAagcatccaagcaagatgaatgcCTTGCCAAACTGATGTTCTTCACTTCTGATGCCACCtcttggtctggttgtgaggattttggtttactttacattgaattgtaatctatactaAAGGGGTCCAAAGGGATATCAATTGATAAGGTATGGAATTCTATGATAACAGTAACTTTAATAATCTGCTTTCCAATACACTCTGCATGATAGTaaggctattcccatccctggtctAATGGTCAGAGGAGatgcaccagaggcttaatccacctgTACacgcttttgctttttaaaaaacgggaacaactttaaaatgagtcaaaagggagatcaaatgatgatatTACATTTGaatctaactgcatctgccataaCCAGCTGTGCAGTGCTCTTTTTCGGATAACAAGTCTATTCATATCTCTGGAGCGTAGTCAAAGGGAATTCGCCAGAGGCTGCATCTATGTCTGAATCTTGCAAGTGGATTTTGGACTtctgctgtcatccatagccttctgcaaaccaggtgtgcacaaaagtcaaaatcatgaaagaaaccaggcttattgGAGGTATAGTGGCTGGTGGGATTCCCCAAGATTATGGCCCTTACCCTTCGGTTGTGAAATTGAACTGACCTCTGCATTGGAATCATTACCCAtttaagatgaaaaataaaacaaaatgaaaccaaacaaaaatctcactgccatcaagtcaatttacaAGTCAGAGTGGGGctataggataggatagaactgcccccatgggtttctgagactaattctttataggaatggaaagtctcatctttcacccggggcagaacagctagtggttttgaaaagctgaccttgcaggtagctgcTCGCTGCATAATGACAATGTCACCAGAACTGCTACatataagatcaaaagggcagcactcACCCAAGCACAAAGTTCAAAGACGTAGGGAGGGAGGATTAGAAGCAGGAAACTTGGATTGGGGATAGGCATTGCAATGGATGAACTTGGATTGGGGATAGGCATTGCAATGGATGAACTTGGATTGGGGATAGGCATTGCAATGGATGAACTTGGATTGGGGATAGGCATTGCAATGGATGAACTTGGATTGGGGATAGGCATTGCAATGGATGAACTTGGATTGGGGATAGGcactgcaatggatgagttgaaccagaatgtgtatgaatttgaaTGAGAAACTATGATTGCTCTGTAACCCTTCACCTAATTCTCAACggggaaataaaaaaaattaatctcACAAGGGACCACCTAATGAACACCTATTGGTAtctccctgtctggaggaaagaagagtgatggaaattGAAGACACATAGAGTCAATTAATCCAAATAGACTAGTAGACCACTCGAACAATATTGTCTACCACCAAGAGCAGGACAGtgagactagaagaactagatagtgctcTGCTACCATTATTAAATGCACTAGAAGGTCTTCAAGTGGGAGAGAAATGTgagacaaaactcaaaatcataaaattgaCCAGGCTTGCTGGTCTAATGGAGACTGGTGTAATGCCTGAATTTATGTTCCCTGGTCACCTCTTAGGTGTACAATTGAGCTCACCCCTGTGATTCCATTTTCAGCACAATTACCAGAGGTACAGAGGGAACAATAACGGTGCTAGTGAGGTGTGCACACTTTAGAATAATCAACATAATTTGGGATCAAGGGAGGAGCATTTATCCATCAGCACATGTCAGAAGGGTTAAGAAAGACTGAATGGAGACAAGACACACCACGATGAAGTGGGATACGCTTGAGatcaaacaaaatatgtatgaatcatTGTATGTAAAACTCATGATCTGCTCAGGAAACTTTCTACTAATttgcaataaaatttttaaagcacTGGATAAGCAAATAATGGAAGTAAActacaaaagaacatttcaagatctatctgaagtccaatgctatctgtgacaggataatatccatatgcctacaaagaagaccagttaatatgactattattcaaatttatctgCCAACCACTACAGGCAACGATGAAGACAATGAAGAATCTTCCAACTTctgcaatctgaaattgatcaaacatgcaatcaagatgcatggataattattggtgattggaataacaaagttggaaatgaaaaggattagtagctggaaaatatggccttgatgataCAAATGATGCCGGAGATCGCATGGTAGGAATTTCCCAAGACACACCTGCATAATGCTGTGTTTTTTCTATATGTTTTAGTTTCATAATCTCACCGTTTTAATATTGTAACTGCATTATATCTTTATAGGAAGGATTGAAAGGTACTCCACACAGCGACGGATTTGCAATTTGTGACACTATTTGTGATTTGTGTCCTTCCACACAAAGGAATTCAGGTCAATTCTATATGATGAAAATAAGGCGTCAGAGATACGCATGCTCGGGctcagaactgccccggtgaattTCTGAGTTTGTAACTACTAGAGTAAAAGTCGAAAGGCGGGTCATTCTCGCCCAGAGAATATTAATGTCCCCAAATTACATTTAAGTAACTGAAGCCAATTGAAGCTATAAAGAAATTTACTGCACCGTAAAAGCAATAAAAGTTTATGGTATGGTAAAGAAAAAAGGCGAATCACCTTTAAAAATGGGGTTGGCATCTTGCTGCCTGTTTTAGAAGAACGTTTACATTGCGGGTCTAGAGTTGGAGTTTTCAGAAAGAAGAAGACGAAGAAGTTGAGTGCGTTAATAAGGCCTCTGAATGAGGACACTCCATTCCTCTCCGTTTCTCACCCCAGCCTGCAAGCGAGACTGCCCAGCGGGTGAGGGGCGGGAGCGGTCCTTGAGGGGCGGGTCTGGGACCAGGGCTGGAACCTCGGTGCCGAGTAAAAAGCGGCCAGggcgcagggagggaggagggagcagggaaggcGTTGGCTCCGTTGTCCCCGCCCACGCTGGGGCGAGGGGAGGAGACTCGCTCCGCCAATTGGAGTCGGCGGCTCCACTCGGACTCCGCGCCCGGAGGGAGCAGCCCAGTGCGGCGGCCGCGCCCACCGGGAACGGACCTCGGGCACCGGGTGGGAGCGCCTGGCCGCAGGCGAGGCCGCGCGGGAGGTGCAGGGGCGCGGCGCGCAGGCAGAGAGCGCTGTGGCCTCGGCGCTGGACGGTCGCCGCGCCGACCGGGCCGCCTCGTCCTTCCCTCCCCGCCGCGCCCCACGAGCCGCGTCGCGCCCGAGCGGGTAGGAGAGGAGGGTCGGCTGCGTGCTCTGCGCCCAGCGGACGGAGCCGCGGGGGCCGCGGCCCCAGCGCGCTCTCGGGGACCCTCCGCGCGATCGCCTTTGTCTGCGCGCCGGGGCTCGCCGGGTTCGGGGAGATCGCTGCGCCCCAGCCCACCCTCCGTGAGCGATCCCTGCCTCCCGGAGCCCGGCTCTCCACGCGCGTCACCCTGCGGGCCAACCGGAGAGTGGCTGCCGGTCCTTGCCGGCTCCCTGGCCGATGCCCTCCGCCCGCCAGCACGCCTGCTCAGAAGGAAGGGGGACACACCGGAGCGGCTCACCTTCCTCTCCGGGCCGCGCGGCGTGGACGCCAGCCGGATCTCAGGGCGCCCTGGACGCGCGGTGGCGGGCACAGTGAAGGCACTGAGCGGTGGGCCCTCGGAGACCCcgggctcctcctttttccccacccccagccctcgcTCCCCCGGGACCCTTTCGCCTGCAAGGTCCGAATCGGGAAGCCAATGCCGCCGCAGCAAGGGAACCCCGAGTACATCAGCAAGCCGGTGGCGGGCTGCTGTGCCTACGAGGTGCCCCCCGTGCCCCCGCGCCGGGTGCGCAGCGGCCGCACGGCCGCGCTGGCGACGCGCTGTCGAGCCGGAGGCGCCGACAGGCGCTGCATCAAGTGCGTGCTGGTCGGAGACGGCGCCGTGGGGAAAACGAGCCTGGTGGTGAGCTATACCACCAACGGCTACCCCACCGAATACATCCCCACCGCCTTCGACAACTTCTCCGGTGAGGGGGTCGGCTGCCCGAGCGGGTGGGGGAGCGGATGGGCCGGGGGTGGCCTCTGGGGCTGTCAAGCACTTGGCTGTAGGGCACCCCACAATGGGATTTTGATAAGAGGAAGGGCCTGGCTACAGAAACTCTTTAAGCTGTTGGAGGGATTCCCAAGGGGTTGGCTGGCCACCACGTTAGGCTCTAGCTGGGAAATGGATTGAGTTCCGAGGTCAGTGGCTTTCCCGAGTCTAGAGAACTGGGAAAGAGCCCTGATTGCGCAATGAGTAAGCCCCAGGCTGTTAACCGAAAGATGGGCCTGGCCACCTCACCCCTAACAAACCTGGAAACCTGTTCCGCTGAGGAAACCCcggggagcagttctgcccttccGTTATTGGGTCCCCATAAATCAGAATCGATTCCAAGGCGAACAAGATTTGTTCCCAGTTGTCTCCTTAAGCTACTAGCAAGCGCTTCCATTTTGGGTGTAAAGTCACATGGTTGGATAGGTAGGTACACAGCTAAAGGAAGCCTTTTCATTGTGGGCTGGTTTTTTAATATTTAAGGTCTTTTTAAATCTAAGAAAACAGTTAAACCTCACAGAAGTTCGTGTTAGATACAttcttgtccccccccccccatttaaaaacaaaatgcctCACTGGCCTCTTTTTAGACGTCTTCTTAATGTGTATGAGCCCCTCAGCCCTCACCCATCAAACAGGATCCCGCCAAGCTTTGTGTGGGCGGTACAGTACAGTAGAGTCAAGACTCCATAAACTATTGTATTGTATGAGTCGATTCCAAGGCACAGCGACCCCGTAGACCAGGACGGAATTTCCCCGGTGGTTTCCGCgactataactctttgtgggagtagaaaccttcatcggtctcccgcagagcagctggcgaatttgaactgttgaccttgcggttagctgtCCAAAGTGTAACCTCAAAGGCAGACTAGATAAAGCAGTCCCAGGAGCCCTCCTGGTGCCGTGATTAAGAGCTCTGGTTTCTAACCCACTGttgagaggttcaaatccaccagattccgattctcccagggcagttctctatggggcagttctactctgttgggcAAGCTTACGATGAGTCAATATCCatttgatagcaatgggtttAATTTAAGCAAGTGAGTTTTCCCACCTAAACGATACTAAATTTCCTTTCGAATCCCCTATCCTCCACACTGATTAGTAAAGACATGGATAAACAAGCTTTGGCAACAAGGTTGTCAAGTTGTCTGGAGACAAAACGGATTATTTAATTGCAATGGAAACCGCCAAGGCTTCCCTAAAGAAGGACCCCATGGGTCACCCCCTTCCCATCAAATTCCAGCACCATGGTGTCCtttcctttaaaaacatttttttttaaattcgctGTGCAATGACATGGGGAGGGGAGATAAGCAGTAGCCCGCTTCATAAACAGGACGATGGGGACGAGATCAGGCTGTGTTTGCACATGTTCTCAAAACAAGCTCACCTTTTATGATCAGCCTTGAACTCAGGAAAACTTCCCAAGGAAAACAGAATTTTAGTGCGAATTTCCACTGATTTAGAAGGGTAAGGTTAGTTCCCACTTACTCTCAGTGTGGTGTTTAGGTCTTTTGAAAGAAGTGTGACAGGAAAATCCATCTTGGGGTAGgagggaaacaagggcccttctgGTGGTGCCATCAAAGAGCGCAGTGATTTGCTGCCTGTCTGTTTCAGTGAAGTGACTGGTGGCGGCCTGAAGGGTTTGTATACAAAAATGTTTGCCTTGGGTTGGGTTTCTTTGTTTAAGGCAAGTCTTTAATCCACTGAGGGACCCAGGAGAGGGGTTGAAGGGTTTGAAACAAAAATGGAAGAACAAACGAACTGTATTGCTCTTCTGAAAAGGGGTTAAAAAGCCACCTTCTGACGGTCATTTTGTCCTTGTTTCCAAGCTGTGGTGTCTGTGGATGGGCGGCCTGTTCAGCTTCAGCTTTGTGACACAGCCGGCCAGGTCAGTATCACCTTACTGCTCGGTCCTGGGAAAGGAAATAGCCTTTTAAAGGTTTCCAAATAACTTTTTATGAGTTTCCGAATGATTTCTTCAATAAATGGGTCCTTCTAAAGCCTCCCGCAGTAAGCTCCCCCTGGCTGGCAGCAGctcagagggggagggggagaaagcagAGCCCCCGCAGTCCTCACCCATCAAACAGGATCCCGCCAAGCTTTGTGTGGGCAGCACAGGGGGGAAAGTAGAGTCAAGAACATCTTATTGAaacttttaatataatttaatttggggttttttaattATAAACGGTCAGTAATCATACAATAGTTTATCGAAGGGCAAGGaactaaatattttagaaaattgcTCAAGAAAGAGAGTGCTTATGTGGGTCAGTATTTGTTAATATTTGTCTTTGTAATTTGTGATCTGACTCACTATGGGCCAGCCCAGCTCTTGTACCAAAGATACAGGTTTTGGATACATCATAAGCTAAAGAAATTCATAAACCAGAACTTATTTGTTCTAAGTCATTTTGAACATTTATTCTAGTCCTCTAATACAGTCACTTAGAAAACACCATTAGTGAATGATGGGGAAAGTACAGAAGTGCGACATGTGGTGTGACTCGCCGTTAGGTTCCACTGGAGAACTTCCAAGGTACTCATGATCTCTTAACACAAATATTCAAGTCATTGAAGTCATGTAGTGCCTTCTGAGGGCAGAGCCCAGAGATGTGAGGTGTACCTCCTGAGTTTGCTGAAATGGATACTCTGTAGACAGGTAACTTCCCTAAACAtaggtgtttaaaaaaaaattgccttTCCCAGGTTCCCAGACCTCTTATTCAAAACAGGGAAGCCAGGTTATTTACCCAAGCCAGTGTTAGGAACTGAGGacaggttttattttttaacctgAAGGTGGCACAGATTTGGCAGCCTTAGCTGCCCAGCTGAGCACCAGTTTGGCCGTGGCCAAAGCAGTTGTACTCCAACCTCATCcgtccttaccctaaccctgggAACTCCTTAGCTTTCCCTTCACCAGGAGtagagaaaaaacaacaacaatctatatgctaatattttgaaagcaaaagAACACAGTCTCTTTTAGTGTTTCATCTTTCTGAATGTCATGCTGGTATTTCTAACTAAATATAAATCGCTTTGGAAAAGGCAAGAACATTTTCCTATTATGGGGATATTTTCTAACTCACTCCTGTAAatggtttcagaaatccacagggggtcgctacgagtcagcattgacttgcatttggttttggttcttgTGTGGGGAGAGCAGCTCACAGCTGGTGGAAAAGACAGGAAAACACAGGACATGTAAAGGCTACGGAGGCCTTTTAGACACAGAGCAGACAGCACTGCAGTGAAAAACCCTCATCACAGAAGAATATCTTTTACCATATACATAACCGGGAAAAAGAcgtatatttttttcttctgtgtaTCATTCCCCAGAGAAATATTAGCATTTTCTTTAGCTTAGCAAAACTGGTCGTGGTGCTAATCTTCTCCGTGGTTTCAAACCCAGAAAAGTTATCCTTTAATAGACTTGAATTGGCATCTGCTATATTTTCTAGTATCGACTCTGCTAATGGCATTCATCCTTCCCCTAGGCAGTCTGCATGATAGCCTCATGGGGTTGATAAAGTGACTCCATCTACCTAAGTGAGCTTCAAGTACTAGGAGAACTTGAGCACATAAAGGCAGATTAAAATGCAGGTTTCATATAGGAGTTCATAAGTGAAAGGGAAGTGGGTAACTATTGCCTGAATGgattatataaattatatcttgTGCTTTGGGGTTTTCTCATTACAGAGGGTGTGAGTATATAAGACTCCCTGGACTCAGAGTTAATGCAGAACTTAAAGTTTTCCCCCCAGTGGAACCAGATTGGAGACAGAACTTTAAGAAACATACATTTGGCATGCGAAGAGTATGGTTGAAATGGGAGTAATTCATTGCAGACTGCCAACAGGAGCTGAAAATTCTTCAACCTCTGACCTGTGACGTTCTCAGAAAAATTGTATGCTTGAGAGAGAGAGGGATCAGGTTGCTGCTTGACCAGAGGGCCATGTGCTATTGAGCTGCCTGACTCTCCCTTACCCTGCCCCACCTGCACCCAGCCACCAAACTTAATCTTGTGCAATTTCTTTGAGGCGGACCTGGCAAGCACACTCAGATTGCTTGGCCCCAGAACTCCTTTCACTGAGTGGTGCATTCCAGCTGGCCTCCTTGTGCTTATGTGTATTGCATTGATTTTTAGCAAATATCTAAGGTTTCTGGTCAGGCAATGAACAGCAGGGTTTAACTTCTAGTTTGCTTCCTGAGCCCTCGGACTctcaagaggttttgtgcagtcaGCTTTCCAAACCCAGGCTCTCTGGTGCTTGCCTTTCTTTCTATTGGCAATTCACTCCCAGATTCTAGGGCATAACCAGGATGACCGTTCTCAAGTGGTGACGCTTAGCTTCCTGAAGGGTTTACTTaatactggtgtgtgtgtgtgtgtgtgtgtgtgtgtgtgtgtgtgtgcgcgcgcgcgcgcctgccagagagagagggagggagggagaaagagagatcttcagtggtgtgtgtgtgtgtgtgtgtgtgcctgccagagagagagggagggagggagagagaaagagagagatcttCAGATAACATGGGGAACAGTTAAAATCCATTCAGAGCTGAGCTATAATCTACCTGGTTGAGTTTCTCTGTTTATTCGTTCAGCACAAAAGTGGCACCATGAAACTTAAACTGTCCTCTTGGTTTTCTGTTTGAGAAGCTTGGCAAATGACTGTACTCATTTCGGATCCTTTTGGGTCGTTGGCTTTAATATTGATTAGTGGCTGCTGTCCCACAATTGTAATCTGAGTCTCAAAGGAACTTCCTTGAAATAAAAGAGGCACGGTTTCCTTTCTGCTTAGAGAAAAAGCCACAGGCAGAGACTGATGCAAATGTGTTAGTTTGACAGTAATGCAAGTTGGGTGACAGAAGGACTGGATACCTTTTTTCTCGCTAGTGTGAAATTGTCCGTTGCGTTAACTATGGACCAGAAAGAGAAGGTTACACAAGAAGAAAGGAGGTACTCATCCATTAAACAAGAAGGAAAAGGCACTAAGCAGTGCTGGAAGTGGCACAGAGAGTCACATGCTCTCTGAGCCGCCAGTGCGAGGCTGATCTAACAAAGGTCATCAACTCCCTTTCTGGGTTGTCCAGTTCGTCTGGTTGACATTCTCCTCTGTCTTGTGTGGGGCCAGTGCAGGTGAGATGATAATCTGCATGCTTCCTACTCCACAGCTGGCAGAGGCTGGCGTCCTCCTAGACTGTGATTGATGGGTGTCAGGCTGAAGTCTCGGGGGTGCGCCTAGATACATTGAGGTCTTTGAAAGTAGCTAAGTTTCCAGCGTTGAGAGAGTCAGTCTGAAGTTCTCTGGGCTAAAAACTATGTTTTTATGTATAAAATAGTGATGGGGGCAGAGTTGGTAGTTATTAGCGAAGTGGTGGGCTGCAAGGTTGGacattcaaacccagcagcagctccttctGAAGAGAGAGAGGAGCCCGTCAGTTCCTGTAAGGGTTTGCAGCCACGGAGACCTTCTATAAGGCCAGTCTGTAAGTGTTGGAATGGGTTTGGAGTGGGTTTTGCTGTCACGGCTGACCCTTGAAGAACTGCCAAGTTGGGAGTGTGGATCCCACTTAGATAGAAGGAGGGTGTCTTATCCTTTCCATTTATACTCCATTGGGTGTCTGTTCACTCCCAGAATGCTTTTAAGGAAAAGGTTACAACCGGTCTTTTTTGCGGATGAAAACTTGCTGAGGCAAATAACTGCTGGATCCTTGTCTTGGTTGCAGGATGAGTTTGACAAGCTCAGGCCTCTCTGCTACACGAATACAGACATCTTCTTGCTGTGCTTCAGTG
Proteins encoded in this window:
- the RHOU gene encoding rho-related GTP-binding protein RhoU, with translation MPPQQGNPEYISKPVAGCCAYEVPPVPPRRVRSGRTAALATRCRAGGADRRCIKCVLVGDGAVGKTSLVVSYTTNGYPTEYIPTAFDNFSAVVSVDGRPVQLQLCDTAGQDEFDKLRPLCYTNTDIFLLCFSVVSPSSFQNVTEKWVPEIRCHCPKAPIILVGTQSDLREDVKVLIELDKCKEKPVAEEAAKLCAEEIKASSYIECSALTQKNLKEVFDTAIVAGIQYSDSQQQPKKSKSRTPDKVKNLSKSWWKKYCCFV